agggggagggggagctgtcctCATCCCCATCCCCTATGATCATGTTGTATCCTATATcatctgcctccagctttatcatagaggtgttacctttcattgtaatcctgccctctgatgataataatgatgatatGACGCTGACCCTGCCCCTGCCCCCggtgtacacagcacaagctgaaaagtgTCAAGAACGGCTCAGTGACCAATGTGGAGATAGcaatttttcaaaatgttctatatatatatagtgccatggaaaattaaaaaaacacccaaaaattttgaaaaatgtgtcctattaaaaaaaagcaacatggaATTACAGGACCCAGGACTACATTAAGCCAAGTTAAGAAGACTAAACATCTGCAGTATCTGTATCCTACTGGACCTTATAGGGTTAATGGCTGCAGGGGAGGCTGTTATCGGAAAACATAAATAGCAGTGGCAAAATGCATTGTCGTGCAGCCGCGCAGAAGAAAGAAAAACGTGTCTGTATAATATAACTAATTATTTCCACAGTATAGAAAATGGCAGGTGAGGAGGATGACACGGGGCTGACAGGCGACTGCTATCTATTAAATGGGAATACAATGACGATACAAGAAGCGGCTGCCGCGAATAGGAGAGGTGTCAGGCAGTATCTGAAGGGCAGCGTGACATAAAGGCGGCTGCGCTATTATTACTACAAGTGGCTGCGGCTGACATTCTCCTGTGTTATTATATTGTACTGGTAAGAACGCCGCAAACCACACAGGTTTAATGGGAAATCACCCGCAAATggattgattaaccccttaaagggaacctgttatgTTGAATATGGTGTCCGgtctgtgtgcagcatgtatagaGCAGGAGGTGCGGCGCGGATTGTTCTATAGTTCTGTGGGAAAAGATTTAGTAAATGTTGGATTTTAGGCTTTTAATGGTCTTTTCAtcttgggcttaggagtccagtgggcggtcctactcagtgattgacagctatctctgtatgcAGACTCATGGTCTTGCTGTAATGGCCGGGATCGGAGGAACCTTCGATCCCTGGCTTTTCACCCTTTGATCGCCACATTCAAGAGTGACTTGATCAATAGGGGCCTCCCGGAGATACAATCAGGGACTGGGTAAGCCCTGGGAGCCTAGGAAGGACCTGTACACTCAGTCTGTTGCTAGGGCACATTGAGTGTTGCCTAGCAACAGCTTGTGTCATAATAAGACAGAGGATCATTTATATGCTAATACATATCTTTAAAATCAAGAAGTAAAATAGtcttcccttaaaggggttgtacaggtttacataaacataactgctttatcccagaaacagcgccacacctgtccatggtttGTGCTTGTTATTGCAGTTTGGCTTCATTGAAGTGattaggactgagctgcaataccacaaacaaccTGCGGACAGCTGTGGCGCTCTTTTTAGAAGAAAACAGCCTTGTTTTTCTAActgtgtacaacccctttaatagatatagataaaatatggtATCTATTGATATCATTAATGGATCATCTAGCAGACAGCCAAGTTTGAATCTCCAAGTGTGTTAATATTGTCAGTAAAGGAATGAATTCCTTTGGTCTTTACCACCAAAAATCCTAATACTAGTTTATTGATTTCCTTCAGTTCAGCAGAAAATTGGATTTGCATCTGGGGGCATTTGTGGCAAGTTCTCAGGGAGcaagtcagttcacacagagtttttttgacacgttttttgatgcggaaactgcgtcaaaaaacgtccgaaaatgcctcccattgatttcaatcagaggcagaggcgttttttctcgcgagcggaaaaaccatctctcgggacaaagaagcgacatgccctatcttcgggcttttacgtctctgacctcccattgacatcaatgggaggcagagaaagcgtatttcgctgtgttttttgcccgcggtgccgAATGGCcgtgtgcgaaaaacgcagcgaaaatcggcgtgcagggaaagGAAATTCtggctcaaacttccaaacggaattttgagccagattttctgcctgcaaaaaactcagtttgaggcctcatttacacgagcgtgtgcgttttgcgcacgcaaaaaacgttgcattttgcgtgcgcaaaaggcacttaacagctgcgtgtgttatcagtgtatgatgcgcggccgcgtgattttcgcgcagccgccatcattatgacactccgtttggatgtttgtaaacaaaagcacgtggtgcttttctgtttacattcagagtttgacagctgtcgcgCGAATCactctgttcgcacggaagtgcttccatgcgacctgcgtggttttcacacacccattcacttcaatgggtgcgtgatgcgcgaaaaacgcggaaatatagaacatgtgagttttacgcagcggacacacgctgcacaaaactcacggactgtctgcactgccccatagagtaatataggtgcgtacgacacgcgtgaaaagcacgcgcatcgcacgcacgtatatcacgcacgtgtaaacgaggcctgaaCCAGACTGAAACACTGAAAGGGGAACACCTTTGTCATGTAAAAAAATGTGGGCACCTCCTATGATATGTCTTAAAAAATTTCCTGCGTCTATTTTATCACTACAAGGGGAGGGTGGGTGCATCATTTCCAAATGTTAGTGGGTACGGACAGTTCCTATATCATTATACAACACTATGGAGAGCAGTATTTCCTCCATACAACTACAGTCatctcctcctgtacattatgtGTCAACAGACCTCAGCCAGGATAGGGTTAAATTCTACGTGGATACCTGAATTATTGATATCAGTGGCGCATGTTAATTACAAAAATAGGGTGTTACTTCGAATATAAAAGCTATACAAAAACTATGACAATTACAAGGGAACTAACAAGGTAACTAGAAGTCCAGGAAAGTGTCCAGGGCGCAATTTCATAAAGAattgtgtaatgcctaatttctcctgtggtggcactgcagcgaaATAGCACCGCAAGATTACAGTCGATTGCTGTAGTCCCAGCAGCGAGACACTCTGTGAGATCATCTTATAATTGGGGCACCATACTAACCAAAAGGGTTTGTCCAAAGCAAAAGACCCCTTTAAGAGCTGGGCTGGACATGGCTCTTGGCTTTAGCcagaaacttaaaggggttgtccgagatttaatgactttgtattaatgcttgtaatttataaatgtaaatacatttgtaatattcttacattttccaaagtggccccgtttccagatcctgccgtggggtacttgatgggtgacgtcactctctgctctggccgctttgttgatcttcaattctttgccgggtatacgacacgtcacttgtgacgtgccgtgtatgggctgttctgctgcacagaccgtaacgcgcatgcgtggtccctgctgttctcacggtccctgctgttctcacgGTCCTtgatgttctcgagataacaggggCCGCGCATGTGCGTTACAACAGAACCCGTATACCCGGCAAACAATTGAAGATCTCTTGGGCCCCAGTGCAACATTTCTTAATAGGGCTTAACATGTGTTATTTATAATATTGGTGCCTCCTCATGTGGCAGGCGGCCTTTGGGCCTCTTCAGGCACCAGAGCCTTTTCAAGGGACATTAAAACTAAGCAACAGAGGTACATGGTGAATGGAGTTATcccataataatataaatatgtatacagggtgggccatttatatggatacacctaaataaaatgggaatggttggtgatattaacttcctgtttgtggcacattagtatatgggaggggggaaacttttcaagctgggtgttgaccatggcggccattttgaagtcggccattttgtatccaactttagttttttcaatgggaagagggtcatgtgacacatcaaacttatcgagaatttcacaagaaaaacaatggtgtgcttggttttaacattactttattctttcatgagttatttatgtcattatgggtgtcaggtccgagcattcctagatgaacagtttcctggaaagtggattggtcgtcgtgggccagttgaatggtcccctaggtctcccgatctgacccccttagacttttatctttggggtcatctgaaggtaattgtctatgctgtgaagatacgagatgtgcagcaactgaaactacggatactggaagcctgtgctagcatttcttctgcggtgttgctatcagtgtgtgaagagtgggagaaaagggttgcattgacaatccaacacaatgggcagcactttgaacacattttataagtggtcagaaacttgtaaataactcatgaaagaataaagtaacgttaaaaccaagcacaccattgtttttcttgtgaaattctcgataagtttgatgtgtcacatgaccctcttcccattgaaaaaactaaagttggatacaaaatgtccgacttcaaaatggccgccatggtcaacacccagcttgaaaagtttcccccctcccatatactaatgtgccacaaacaggaagttaatatcaccaaccattcccattttatttaggtgtatccatataaatggcccaccctgtatatataagaAATGGCAAGAGTCGAGTGTTGGTTTCTCGCCATTTCTTCTACTACTGTGAGGAGGGGGTCGCTCCTCTGAAGCTTAGTACCGGACGTGAGGCTCATCCgctacagtgctgctccaattttttcattatatatatatatatatacacacacacacacacacacacacacacacacacacacacatacacacacacacacacacacacacacacacacacacatacatacatactcacacacacacacacacacacacacacacacacacacacacacacacacacatacacacacacacacacacacacacacacacacacacacacatacatacatactcacacacacacacacacacacacacacacacacacacacacacacacacacacatacatacatactcacaCACTTTGTTATGCAGAAGGACCAGATTATATTATTACTAAGGTTTTCATATTTTCAGATCTGGGTCGGTGCTATGACAGTGTCAGGCTGGGTTTTCTTGGGCCCTCCCTGGAGTTCGCACAATTATATCCACGTCCTTTAAAATAGGACCTTTCCTTTTTAACACAATTATGATTTAAAATTTAGAAACATTCTAGAACGTCAATTCTAGACAAAAACAGATAAACTGCATTAGCCAAAGTGCAGGGCCTGagaggggcggtgcatgacacagggattcaaagaacaccaaagagatgaTCCttttgtcatgctccgcccccaggccctgcactagacatagtacagtgtatcagtttttccaTTCTAAGGCATTTTGAGGAAATGGAGGGGGAGGCCATCAATAGGGACCTTACTTCATAAACCCAGAGCAGTCTGCCACTGTAAGGCCGAGTtaccacggggcggatacgctgcgtaaaaaccacgcagcgtatctgacctggaacccacagtacattctgtccgaaaaccgcaccacattgtggtgcgtttttttggactaaatttccgctgcggaaagcagcggtaaaaaaacGCTCATGCTTAAGTAACCCattgttatggcgacgcgtccgtCCTGTTCAGTCCGGTCCGGCCAccttggatgacgctgcagcctgaatgactgctgcagcctgtgatcagctgcagcggcagtcacatatgatgtaacgtcatcccaggaggccggccctctgacgtcatccaggccggcctccagggatgacctattatcccatgtgactgccgctacagccggtgattggctgcagcggtcacatgggatacaacgtcatcccaggaggctggactgcaggaagaagaagGATGTTTTGGGTAATTATGGTTTTGATTTTTCCGTAGTTGCgctttttgcagcgtaatcgatGTGAAtaagccgcaaaagtcgcaacactcggctttctgttgcaggttttgcaatggaaaatcaacaaaaacgcagcataaattgacatgctgcggaattaaattccacaccaCAGGTAAGtttatttttccgcagcgtgggcatgagattttttgaatctcatccactttgctgctactgtaaatgctgcaaaattcccgccgcatttacgctacgtgggaacccggcctgaaGGGCGGCTCTTGCTCTGGAGAACCCAAAGTGTCCCTTTAAACTGATGGTCTATTGATTCCAACCAACCTTCCATCTTGTGCAAAGACCAATTAGAGAGTGTTTTGTAATCCAGAAAGAAATCTTTAGtggcaaaaagacaaaaaaatgcaAACTAAACCAATAGTCAAAAttttcaaaaaagtaaaaaaaaaataatgaaataataaacaCACCTACAAAGCAGCgaggatttttttaaaatttattcttctttgtaatatatatatatatagatctgtaTACGTAGTTAAAGGAGAGGCTCTCTTTAGATCAGCAGCAAGCAAGACTTACAGGACTGAGTCGTGTGATACAGCAGATAACCGTTAGCTAATGCCCATTTGTGCGCAGAATGTGCGGAGAACGTCCCCCGAGCACCTCCTTTCCTAAGTGTACTGTAAGGCAGTGGGCTTTAtcttgattattattttatttttttgtagtgtGAATTATGCCACATGCAAATTAAAGGATCCTGCTTCCAGACGGGCCCTCGGAGCGCTTTACTCAGGAATTCATTTTTGGCCCCTGTCCCCACATACTTTGGAGGAAGCCATTTTGTTGGTTGAACCAATTGACATGGTTGAGCAGCAATTTTTAGTCACTGAACCCTGAGAAACTAAGTTACGTTATTCGTTCTAGCGCTTAGGGTCCCCATATGTCCTACTCTGTCCTCTAATGAAATCAGCAGGAAATATATGAAACAGACCAAAAATAGTCATGTGAATGTGCCCTTGGCCACACTGATGATGCGACCAAAAAACAGTCCCCATACCTATAACTGGGGTCTCTATAATGATTGTTCCCAACCAATGGAAATCTGTTTTATCGGTTGGAACATATTGGAAAATGCCAACTCAAAAGGGGTTTTAGAAGATTttataaaaaggctatttttttcccacaaaaaaacagcgccactcttgtccatgggctgtgacgGGTATTACAGCTGAGCACAATCCATTCGAATGTGAGtttcagtaccagacacagccaactagtaagagtggcgctgtttttggacagAGTAAGGTGGAATTTATGGCCTGGATTTACATTTTAAAGTAACAGGAGCCCGAGCTTGTGTTCTCATGACTATTGGTTAACTACACAAGACGGCTACTTCCATTAACACCCAATTGCCAGAAACCATTTACCCTACTGGAAGGAAATGCTTAACAAAATGTACAACTTAGAGAGTGTAAGAGCCAAACTAGCAGACTTATTTGTGGttgtagttgttgttttttttttccttttcttgtcTTCTTCAAGAAATCAACAAAGTTTTTAAGCTTCAAGACAAAAAACACAGACACCACTTAAGAAAATAAAATGACAATAACAGCAATGAGCGCCCCCTTCTTGTGGGGcggattaatttttttttcttattattttgtttcttttttttcttttctgggcTGAGGCCAAGATCTGGGAAGATACGTGGATGAATgtattgagaaaaaaaataaagtaacttaGGTAGTTTTCCTTAAGGCCCTTTAAAGAGGCAGCCCCTTTGGCAAATTTTtggaggtatttttttttcatttttttagtcTTCAAAACTGTATTAAAATTGGTTAtttatttgaaacaatttttaaaaaaaattcacgtcTGAAATATAAATATTGTGCATTAAATTAAGCAGGACCACTCTAAAGCAAATAAACTAATTTTAtacagcaaaacaaaaaaattatgtaatcCTATATTCAGGACTGGGTGGCTAtatttaaaattaaataaaaaattaaaaaaaaattaaatcgttTTGAAgactttccacttttttttttaatagaagtaAATCAACTACACCGGTTGATGCCATTTGATCTTAATTTTTCGGGACTGCCTCTTTTAGTTGCCAAGAATAGGAGGACTTTAAGGATCAGCAGCAGATGGTTTTCATTTCTTGCTGGCTTCAAACCGGCCACACATTAAATACATTCATATATGAAAGGTTTTGTGATGAAAGCACATGGTAGATAAATTCACGCCTATAAACAGCCAATGAATAAAACCACCAATATATCACTAACCTACGGACACTCTGAACAGTGAAAAGTTGTGTACAGTAACTTTGTGGAATGTATGTGATTTGGAAGGTCTTCAAATATCTTGAGAATGAACCGGTTCTAAAAAGTATCACTGATCTAGATGATAAAGATACGATGGGAGGTCAATGAGTTCTTCATAGCTCAATGACCTTGGTGAGAGCCTACCTGGATTCATTGCTAAAATTGACCTACATGAGAAGACCATAAATTCCGAAGTCCTGTTATAATAATGCCAGAGAAGACTGCAATGGAAGCCAATGCAGTCTCCTTTGACAGCGCCATGGTTTAATGTGAAGACTTGTGTGGCCCCTTTCTGCTGAAGTAACCCTATTCAATCTCGTCAACTTCTCCAGCATTGAGGGTGGTGGTGGCCAGTTAAAGGAAGAGGTGGATAATGGTTTTGGAGATCTTTTTTTCAGCCTGCCCTTGTATACGTTCACTCAATCTTCAAAAGCTCCACATCAAAAACCAAAGTAGCGTTGGGAGGGATGACTCCTGGGTGTCCGGTGGCTCCGTATGCAACATCTGGTGTGCAGGTCAATTTTGCTCGCTGACCCAAGCTCATCTGGAGAAGAAAGAGCAGAAAGATCAGTCAACGTAACATTTAGTCAATATGGGCGATTCAACTCCCCCCCTTAACATCTCATAAGCTATTTTTGAAAAAGTTTCTTAGACGCTAGTCACCCATGATTCATACACTGCTTATAATAGCAGGAGCCGTCCAGGCTATAATGAAGCGGAGATGAAAATACACATAGGGAGCAGctataaaatattttatattacGATATAAAAATAGCAGCATCATTTATATTGGTGCCACATTGGGGACAGGAGGCGTGTAGTCATCTCTAAATATACCCGACAAAGTACCGTCTTCTCACAGCTCAGCAAACACCAAGAATAATCGTGACACATGAAAGCCCAAGTGAACGATGCATTTACGCCCATTTCTAGATAACAGATTATCAATGAATGCAGCTCAGCCTtccctgtgtaagggcttatgcaCACTGGCACGGGTCACGGACGCTGCTTTCGTATGGACTCCGtgtgtacagagatattctcctcTAATGCTTCCTTTTTCCTGTACATACGGAGTCCGATGGAGAATGCCACGAAAATTGAGAGCTCCTTTCTGAATCATCAATGGCATATCCCATGGTGGGGGTTCCAGAGCTTACCCTTCTTTGCCAATGCAAAATGGCCTCCAGCTGCTTTAGCCTCAATGGAGACGTGgccacacttgcacacagttctcTCTGTCGACgtatatgggagttagggaaagagCAGAGGCTGCGTGCTTGGTTCTGCCCGCAACTCCCAATGGAGAGAACTGTGGCCACCAAGGCTGATGCAACTAGCAGATGTGTATCAGAAGGCGGTATagggcctggcatgggcctctaccttgttaTGCCCCACAGAGTGAAGTCTACATCAGCTAGGAGCTagcatagatttccgctataatttatgccagtttccaGAGTACAAGCCTTGCCCACTTTTTGAGCGGTGTAAACTGGCCAAAAGTTGAAAATTTTGACTTTTTGGCCGTTTGCGACTTTCCTTTcgacagaaaactggtgtagaatgACTAATGAATTACCACCAATGTTCAGTAAGTGGAGATATACTTTAATTTTGTTTTACTGGGTCATAACCAGCCAGAATATGGTGGTAGTCCATGTCGTATTGACCTTAAAATTTGTCTCCTCTTATGGCTCAATAGCTATGACACATactgcaaaaaaaactaaaaccccTTACAACATCCCGAACAGATGCCAGGATTTCTAAAGGTCATTAGAGGCATCTGGAATAAGACGCTGAGAGGAGAAGTAGGGCACATACTAGACAGCATTACCATGTCAATGGAATAAAACAGTGAGGAGATAATGAGGAAAGCGCCGTCCAGCACGGATAAAGTCACTGGAGATTTAGCAGGAAAAAGGCTATAAAAGAAAAGACTCCATTTACCTCATTTTTGGGCTAGATAGTTCAGGTATAGAGTTTAACTGTATTTCAAAAGGACCATGCAAaccactgtctaaaaatatggcgGTATACTGATGCTGTATAATCGGACAAAAAACTGTGATTGTGGGTATACGGTTTCCTGTATACAGCATCTCACACGGAGCTATATGGCCTTTAATATATGTCCTTTTTGCACACCATATTACAGGCCGAAATGTACATAGTCAGGTGCATGGCATGGAAAACTagtattcatttaaaaaaaactgaggcCGTTTGCACCACAGCCCATCgagttgatgtttttttttttttttaaaacttatttttttttctctagtcTCTTGTCCATGCGCCGTGTTTGGTATTGCATCTCACCTCCATTTTTgtgaatgctgcaataccagacacagcccatagacgaGTCGTGCTTTTTATGGAAAATAATAACTGAAAATTTCTTTATCCTCCTAGGAGCgctttaattttaaaaaataacaatTGAGAGATGAAAAACTATTTTTTGTTATGTGCTGAAATGCAGATGAAGGGGTGGGTTTGTAGGATCTAGCGTACCTGTGCGATGCCGTCATCCCATCCTTTAATCACTTCCTGCCGTCCTAACCGAAATTTAAAAGGCTTGTTTCGGTCTCTGGATGAATCGAACTTCTTCCCGTTTTGCAGCATACCTGAAATGTcatacaatttaaaaaacaatTTTAATCATATTTGCAAATAGCAAGGACGCCAGTCAGAAAAATGCAAGAGGAATATGATCACACATCTTATAAAAAGACAACAGTGGTAGATGTCCAGACTAGATCAGCACCAACACCTACAGTGTAACAATGCCTCCTATGTACTAACTAGactatataactactgtaatactgccccctatgcacaagaatatcactactataatactgccccatgtatacaagaatataactactataattctgctccctatgtacaagaatataactactataatactgccccctatatacaagaatataactactataatgctgcatcctatatacaagaatataactactatactactactctctatatacaagaatataactactataatactgctccctatatacaagaatataactactataatactacccctatgtacaagaatataactactataatactgccccctatatacaagaatataactactataatactgctcctatatacaagaatataactactataatactgcccctatatacaagaatataactactataatactgctcctatgtgcaagaatattactactataatacagaccctatatacaagaatataactactattatactgccccgtatgtgcaagaatataactactataatactgccccctatatacaagaatataactactataatactgcccctatatacaagaatataactactataatactgcccctatatacaagaatataactactataatactgcctcctatatacaagaatataactactataatactgccccctatatacaagaatataactactataatactgctcctatatacaagaatataactactataatactgccacctatgtacaagaatataactactataatactgccccctatatacaagaatataactactataatactacccctatatacaagaatataactactataatactgcctcctatatacaagaatataactactataatactgccccctatgcacaagaatatcactactataatactgccccatgtatacaagaaaataactactataagggcatggccccacgtggcggttttcctccgcagctgtccgcatcaatgccgcacagaatctgcgttgcagattctgcggcggatcttcccaaaatgtgcagtaaattgatgcggactagctgctgcggactgcggtaaaagtgcttcccttctctctatcagtgcaggatagagagaagggacagcactttccctagtgaaagtaaaagaatttcatacttaccggccgttgtcttggtgacgcgtccctctttcggcatccagcccgacctccctggatgacgcggcagtccatgtgaccgctgcagcct
This genomic stretch from Rhinoderma darwinii isolate aRhiDar2 chromosome 4, aRhiDar2.hap1, whole genome shotgun sequence harbors:
- the FKBP1B gene encoding peptidyl-prolyl cis-trans isomerase FKBP1B; the encoded protein is MGVEIETITPGDGRTFPKKGQTCVVHYTGMLQNGKKFDSSRDRNKPFKFRLGRQEVIKGWDDGIAQMSLGQRAKLTCTPDVAYGATGHPGVIPPNATLVFDVELLKIE